DNA sequence from the Halorussus limi genome:
GTGACCTACGACCTCGAACGCCCGGCGACCGCGGACTGACCGAGTCCCGAACGCGCCGTCGGGCAGTTTTTCCCCGCCCGACCGTAACCCTCGGTCATGGACCGAATCCGGGCCGCCGCCCGCGACCTCCGGGACGCCGACGCCGCGGTCGCGCTGACCGGCGCGGGCGTGAGCGCGCCCTCCGGCGTCCCGCCGTTCCGCGGCGAGGACGGAATCTGGAACGAGTACGACCCCGACGCCCTCGACGTGTGGCGCTTCCGCAGGGAACCGGGCGCGTTCTGGGCCGACTGGTTGGACCTCCGCGCGGACCTGCTCGACGCCGACCCCGAACCGAACCCCGCCCACGAGGCGCTCGCCGACCTCTCGGCCGCGGGCCGCCTCGACGCCCTCGTCACCCAGAACATCGACGGTCTGCACCGGGACGCGGGGTCCGAGGAGGTCGTCGAACTCCACGGCAACGCTCGGCGCGCCGTCTGCCGGAACTGCGGGTGGACCACCTCGGCGGACGACGCCGTCGCGCGGGCGGAGTCGGGCGACCTGCCGCCGCGGTGCGACGCCTGCGACGGCGCGCTCAAACCCGACGCGGTGCTGTTCGGCGAGCAACTGCCCCGAGACGCGCTGGTCCGCGCGCGGGAACTCGCCGCCGACAGCGAGGCGTTTCTCGTCGCCGGGTCGTCGCTCACGGTCGAACCCGCCGCGTCGCTGCCCGCGAGGGCGGCGGAGTCGGGGGCGACCCTGATTGTCGTCAATCTGGACGAGACGCCGCTGGACGCGCGGGCCGACTACGTCTTCCGCGGGGACGTGACCGAGGTGCTACCTGCGCTCCGCGAGGCGGTCGGCGAGTGACCCTCGCGCCGCGCGAATCGGTCGGCGGGTAGAAATTGCCTGCGTCGCGTCGCCTGCGCAGAACTTGCGACCACCCGCCGACATAAGCCGTTGGCCTCCGTCGGTGGGGACGACCATGACAGACGACGACACCCCCGACCGCGGCGTCCACACCGACAGCGTCCACGCGGGCCAGACGCCCGACTCCGCGACCGGGTCGCGCGCACCGCCGATTTACCAGACCACCTCCTACGTCTTCGACGACGCCGAACACGCCGCCTCGCTGTTCGCGCTCGAAGAACCGGGCAACATCTACAGCAGACTGACCAACCCGACGAACGCCACGCTCGAAGAGCGACTCGCCACGCTCGAAGGCGGCGTCGCGGGACTCGCCACCGCCAGCGGGATGGCGGCGCTCGACCTCGCGACCTTCGTGCTGGCCGACGAGGGCGACAACGTCGTCACCGCCTCCTCGCTGTACGGCGGCACCTACACCTACTTCACCCACACCGCGCCGCGGCGCGGCGTCGAAGCGACGTTCGTGGACACGCTCGACTACGAGGCCTACGACGAGGCCATCGACGAGGACACCGCGTACGTCCACCTCGAAACGGTCGGCAACCCCGCGCTGGTCACGCCCGACATCGAGCGCATCGCCGACATCGCCCACGACCACGACGTGCCGCTGTTCGTGGACAACACGTTCGCCACGCCCTACCTCTGCAACCCCATCGACCACGGCGCGGACCTCGTCTGGCACTCCACGACCAAGTGGATTCACGGGAGCGGTTCGACCGTCGGCGGCGTACTCGTCGACGGGGGCACGTTCCCGTGGGAGGAGGGCGACTACCCCGAAATCACCGCGGAGAACCCGGCCTACCACGGCGTCAACTTCCGCGAGCGGTTCGGCGACGCCGCCTTCGCCTACGCCGCCCGCGCCCGGGGCCTCCGGGACCTCGGCAACCAGCAGTCGCCCTTCGACGCGTGGGTCACGCTCCAGAAGTTGGAGTCGATGCCGCTCCGGGTCGAGCGCCACTCCGAGAACGCGCTGGAAGTCGCCGAGTACCTCGACGACCACGACGACGTGGCGTGGGTCAACTACCCCGGACTGGAGAGCCACGAGACCCACGAGAACGCCAGCGAGTACCTCGACGGCGGCTACGGCGGGATGATAACGTTCGGACTGGAAGGCGGTTACGAGGCCGGGCGCGCCGTCACCGAGGAGACCGAACTCGCCAGTCTGCTCGCCAACGTCGGCGACGCCAAGACGCTCATCATCCACCCGGCCAGCACGACCCACCAGCAACTCACCGAAGAAGAGCAGTTGGCCAGCGGGACGACGCCGGACTTGGTTCGGCTCTCGGTGGGCATCGAGGACGTAGACGATATTCTCGCCGACTTGGAGCAGGCCATCGAGACCGTGAGTTAGTCGGCGAACCGTCCCGCTACTCCCCGCGTCGCCCGGCGTGACCGGGGTAGTCGCGCTCGAACCGGTCCTCTATCTCCTCCTCGCCGAACTCGATAATCACCGGGCGACCGTGCGGGCAGGCGTAGGGGTTCTGGCAGTCGTCCAGCGCCGAGAGGAGTTCCACGACCGACCCCTCACGGAGCGACGTGTTGCCCGTAATCGAGGGGTAGCACGCGAGGTCCGCCAGCAGGTCGTCTGCGACCGACTCCACCGTGTCGCCCCGGTCGTCGGGGTCGGTCGAGACGAACTCGCCGAGCGCGTCTCGGAGGAGCGAGGGGTCCAGCGTCTCGTCTAACACGGTCGGCGCTGTCCGGACGACGACGGTGCGCCGGCCTCCGCCGTCGGACTCGTCGCCGCTCTCCGCGCGACTCGCGGTTTCACCGTCTTCTCGCGGGCTCTGCCCGCTCGAATGGTTCGAGGGACTCCGTCCCTCGCTACTCGTTCCGTCCGCGGAGCGTTGCTCCGAGCGCTCTGCCCGGAAGCCGAGTCGCGAAAGCGCCTCGCGGTACTCCTCGAACACTGCGGCCTCGCCCGCGGTGAGTTCTAACTCGACGGGTTGGGCGAGCATCTGGGTGGTCGCGTCGTCGGCGAACTCCGCCTGCAGTCGCTCGTAGTTGACTCGCTCGTCGGCGGCGTGCTGGTCCACCAGCACCAGTCCCTCGGGCGTCTCGGCCACCACGTAGGTGTCGTGGAGTTGGCCCAGAACCCGCATCCGGGGCAGGGTCTCGAACTCGGGGGCGTCGGTCGTCTCGCCCGAGAGCGTCTCGGACTCCGTGGGGGCCGAGAACTTGCGCGTGGCCCCCGAGTCGGCGGACAGCGAACTCTCGGGCGCCGCCTTCGTCTCCCGAGACTCGCGTTCGGGTGCGGACGAACTCGTGTCACGTCCGACTGTCGCCCCGTCGCTCGCGTCGCTCGCCCGTGGTTTCGCCTCCCCGCTCTCGCGCTCGCTCGGGGTCGAACTCGTCCGCTCGCTGGCGGTCGAACTGCGTTCTCCGGTCTCCGGCGACCCCGCGTCGGTTCCGGCGGTCTCCGGGTCCGCCTCGGCGGTTTCGGACGTGGCCCCCGCGGCGTCGGAGGCGTCGAGCGTCGATTGTTCGCGCTCTCCATCGTCGGCCTCCGGGGTCAGTTCGGCCTGCTCGACTCCGGTGTTGTTCTCTCGGTCGCTCCCCGTCTCGGGGCCGGTCCGGCGCTCGGTCGCGCCGCCGTCGTCACGCTCGGGTTCGACGCGGGCCTCGTCGGGCGCGCTCCGGCCTCGGGGGGCAGACGAGCGGACGAGTCCGTGGTCGAGCAGAGCGTCCTCGACCGCGGTCTCGACCGTCTCCTTCACGGCGCTCTCGTCGCCCCACCTGACCTCCATCTTTCTGGGGTGGACGTTGACGTCTACTTCGTCAGGAGCCACGTCGAGGAACAGGACTGCGAAGGGGTAGCGCTCGGCCGAGAGTTGGCCGCCGTAGGCCGAGAGGACCGCCTCGCGGACGACCGGCGAACTCACGTACCGGCCGTTGACGTAGGTGGACACGTACTCGCGGGTGCTTCGGGTGGTCTCGGGGTCGCTGACGTAGCCCGAAATCTCGACGCCGCGGTCGGCGTCGGTCCCGTCGACCGCTATCATCGACGTGGCGACCTCCCGGCCGTAGACCGAGAGGAGCGCCGACTGGAGGTCGCCCCGGCCGGTCGTGGCGAACACCTCGCGGCCGTCGTGGGTCAGCGACACCGCCACGTCGGGGTTGGCCAGCGCGTAGCGCGTGACGACCGTGTTGACGTGCGAGAACTCGGTGGTCGTCGTCTTGAGGTACTTCCGGCGCGCGGGGGTGTTGTAGAACAGGTCCGCGACTTCGACGGTGGTCCCCTCGGGGCACCCCGCGGGACCGACCGACTCGACCTCGCCGTCCTCCAGTCGGAGTTCGGTGCCTCGCTCGCCGCCTCGCGGTTTCGAGGTGATGGTCACCCGCGAGACTGCGCCGATGGTGTGGAGCGCCTCACCCCGGAAGCCGAGCGTCGTCACGCCCGCTTCGAGGTCGTCGGCGTCCTCGATTTTGCTCGTGGTGTGTTCTCGGACCGCGGCCCGGAGGTCGGCCTCGCTCATGCCGATGCCGTCGTCGCTGACCGCGATTCGATCCGTGCCGCCCTCCTCGACAGTCACGTCGATGCGGTCGGCGTCGGCGTCGAGACTGTTCTCGACGAGTTCCTTGACGACCGAGGCGGGTCGCTCGACGACTTCGCCCGCGGCTATCTGGCGGATGGTGGCGTCGTCCAACTGGGTGATTCGGTCGCTCACGCTCTTTCCCCTCCCGGCGGCGACTGCCATTTCGTCTGCATCGTCACTGCTCGTAACTGTCACAGCGGTTCGTAAAAAGCATCCGTAGTTGACGGCTGGGGACCCTCCGCAAACGCCGGCCGTTGCTCGCCCGCCGGTATCGGGGGACCGAGGCAACATTGAAACCGACGGCGCGAGCAGCGAACGGTATGTTCGACGCCGACGACCCCGGAACGATAATCAACGAGTTCCTCGTGAGCATTTTCGTCCCCGGCATCACCCTGCTCGTGGCAGTGTGGGCGTCCTTCCGACTCGTTTTCAACGACCTGCTGCTCTCCGTCGGTCTCGACCCGATTACACCGGCCTACGGCGCGCGTACCTTCGCCGGAGGCTTCGGTCGATTCCTGTTACTGGTCGCGGTCACGGCGGTCCTGCTAGCGCCCTACTTCGCCGTGTACGCTCGGTTCCTCCGCGGACCGCTCCGGAAGCGCGGACTGGTCTGAGGCGGCCCAACCGCTCGCGGAGTTCCTCGGCCGAGACCGAATTGTGTACACTGGTGTCGCTGCTCTGATTTTCGACTTCAAACTCCTTTCTCCGCTATCTTCACCGTATCAATGTCGAAGACCATCTGCTTCGTACTGTCTCGCCTGCCGCAATCGGCGCGACCGAAGAAAAATTGAAACTCCTCGGTCGAGCAACGAACGGTATGTTCGACGCCGACGACCCCGGCGCGATTATGAACGAGTTGCTAGTCGTCCTGTTCGCTCCTGGATTCGTCCTCATCGGCCTCGTCTGGGCGTCCTTCCGATTCGTGTTCGACGAGTCGCTCGCCTCGATAGGTCTCGAACCGATTACCGTGCCGTATCAAGCGGGTGAAATCGGCGAGGGAGGCGGCCAACTGCTGCTAATAATCCTCGTCTCGACGGCGTTACTGGTTCCGTACGTCGCGTTCTACGCCCGGTTCCTCCGCGGACCGCTCCGGAAGCGCGGACTGGTCTGACGCTCCTCTCCCCGGTCGGCCGCACATCGACGGCTGGCGGTAGCGCGAGGTGCAGGGCCTGCGAGGGCGGCGCTCTCCCTGTGACAATATAGACTCGCCTAATAGAAACAAGGATGCACGCGAAAGAACGGAAAATAATTCCCTCTACTCGTCCGGGACTCCGCTCACGCCGTCTCCTTCGCCAGTTCCAGCGAGGCGAAGAAGCCGAAGTAGGCGAGCACGCCGCAGGCCAGCGTCAGGTGGTAGGCCCACCGCGGCCCCTGCAACACGTCGAACAGCATCGACACGGCGGCGACCCAGACGACGGCGAACATCAGGTCGGCGACCATGCCCGAGCGATGCTCGCGGACGTGGTTTCGGACGTTCTCGCGTACCGTCGCCGCGACGGTCCCGACTCGACTCGCCGTCACGACTCGACCTCCCGTTCGTCCACGACCAGCACCGACCGGTGGGTCGAGCGCAGGACGCGCTCGGTGACGCTCCCCAGCAACATCCGCCGGATGCCCGTCCGGCCGTGGCTTCCCATCGCTATCAGGTCGACGTCGTAGTCCTCCGCGAAGTCGGCGATGACCGCGTGCGGGCGGCCGCCTCGGAAGTGTTCCTCGACGGCGACGCCCCGGTCGCGGCCGCGTTCGGTGACGTACCCGGTCGCCTCGCGGGCGCGGGCCTCCAGTTCGTCCATCTCGCCGAAGCGCCCCGACCGGATGCGGTCGACCTGCTCGGTGCCGAGGCTCATCTCGACGGCGTCGGTGTCCACGACGTAGAGGGTGTGGACTTCGGCGTCGAACTTCTCGGCGACGTCCAGCGCCTCTTCGACCGCCAGTTCCGCGGCGTCGCTGCCGTCCGTGGGGACGAGAACGCGCTCGTACATCTCAGTCGTCCCCCGAAACCGGGCCGCCGTCGTTCGAGACGACGTCCTCGGCGCTCTGCTGTTGGCCCATCGGTTCCGGACTGTGACACTGCCGGACGATGCGCTTGATGCGCTCGGGCGGTTCGTCGGTCGCCAGCGAGACCCC
Encoded proteins:
- a CDS encoding NAD-dependent deacylase, which gives rise to MDRIRAAARDLRDADAAVALTGAGVSAPSGVPPFRGEDGIWNEYDPDALDVWRFRREPGAFWADWLDLRADLLDADPEPNPAHEALADLSAAGRLDALVTQNIDGLHRDAGSEEVVELHGNARRAVCRNCGWTTSADDAVARAESGDLPPRCDACDGALKPDAVLFGEQLPRDALVRARELAADSEAFLVAGSSLTVEPAASLPARAAESGATLIVVNLDETPLDARADYVFRGDVTEVLPALREAVGE
- a CDS encoding O-acetylhomoserine aminocarboxypropyltransferase/cysteine synthase family protein, producing the protein MTDDDTPDRGVHTDSVHAGQTPDSATGSRAPPIYQTTSYVFDDAEHAASLFALEEPGNIYSRLTNPTNATLEERLATLEGGVAGLATASGMAALDLATFVLADEGDNVVTASSLYGGTYTYFTHTAPRRGVEATFVDTLDYEAYDEAIDEDTAYVHLETVGNPALVTPDIERIADIAHDHDVPLFVDNTFATPYLCNPIDHGADLVWHSTTKWIHGSGSTVGGVLVDGGTFPWEEGDYPEITAENPAYHGVNFRERFGDAAFAYAARARGLRDLGNQQSPFDAWVTLQKLESMPLRVERHSENALEVAEYLDDHDDVAWVNYPGLESHETHENASEYLDGGYGGMITFGLEGGYEAGRAVTEETELASLLANVGDAKTLIIHPASTTHQQLTEEEQLASGTTPDLVRLSVGIEDVDDILADLEQAIETVS
- the mutL gene encoding DNA mismatch repair endonuclease MutL yields the protein MSDRITQLDDATIRQIAAGEVVERPASVVKELVENSLDADADRIDVTVEEGGTDRIAVSDDGIGMSEADLRAAVREHTTSKIEDADDLEAGVTTLGFRGEALHTIGAVSRVTITSKPRGGERGTELRLEDGEVESVGPAGCPEGTTVEVADLFYNTPARRKYLKTTTTEFSHVNTVVTRYALANPDVAVSLTHDGREVFATTGRGDLQSALLSVYGREVATSMIAVDGTDADRGVEISGYVSDPETTRSTREYVSTYVNGRYVSSPVVREAVLSAYGGQLSAERYPFAVLFLDVAPDEVDVNVHPRKMEVRWGDESAVKETVETAVEDALLDHGLVRSSAPRGRSAPDEARVEPERDDGGATERRTGPETGSDRENNTGVEQAELTPEADDGEREQSTLDASDAAGATSETAEADPETAGTDAGSPETGERSSTASERTSSTPSERESGEAKPRASDASDGATVGRDTSSSAPERESRETKAAPESSLSADSGATRKFSAPTESETLSGETTDAPEFETLPRMRVLGQLHDTYVVAETPEGLVLVDQHAADERVNYERLQAEFADDATTQMLAQPVELELTAGEAAVFEEYREALSRLGFRAERSEQRSADGTSSEGRSPSNHSSGQSPREDGETASRAESGDESDGGGRRTVVVRTAPTVLDETLDPSLLRDALGEFVSTDPDDRGDTVESVADDLLADLACYPSITGNTSLREGSVVELLSALDDCQNPYACPHGRPVIIEFGEEEIEDRFERDYPGHAGRRGE
- a CDS encoding universal stress protein, with the protein product MYERVLVPTDGSDAAELAVEEALDVAEKFDAEVHTLYVVDTDAVEMSLGTEQVDRIRSGRFGEMDELEARAREATGYVTERGRDRGVAVEEHFRGGRPHAVIADFAEDYDVDLIAMGSHGRTGIRRMLLGSVTERVLRSTHRSVLVVDEREVES